A single region of the Drosophila miranda strain MSH22 chromosome 2, D.miranda_PacBio2.1, whole genome shotgun sequence genome encodes:
- the LOC108157123 gene encoding heat shock 70 kDa protein cognate 4-like: protein MSEAPAIGIDLGTTHCCVGVFQNGKVEIIANDHGNRTTSSYVAFTDTERLIGDAAKNQVAVHPHHRIFDSKRLIGRKFKDSAVQSDMKHWPFDVVSVDGKPKIEVTYKDEKKTFFAEEISAMVLTKMKETAEEYLGKTVTNAVISVPAHFNDSQRQATKDAGTIAGLNVLRIINEPTAAAIAYGLDKKAVGKRNVLIFDLGGGTFDVSILSINDGIFKVKSTAGDTHLGGADFDNRLVTHFVQEFNRNHKKDLTSNKRALRRLRTACERAKRTLSSTTLARIEIDSLFEGTDFYTSITRARFEELNADLFRSTMDRVEKALRDAKLDKSAIHDIVLVGGSTRIPKVQRLLQDLFNGKELNKSIDPDEAVAYGAAVQAAILHGDKSQVLQTVLLVDVIPLSLGIETCGGVMNVLIERNTSLPAQTEFFTSYLNNPAGIPIQVYEVECGMTKQNNLLGKFQVLGTPPANRRGRGMPSIEVTFNIDLNGILHVTANCTINMEKVITVTKEKGRLSQEDIKRMVNEAEKYRREDKKQNETISAKYGLESYCFNMKATLDEYSLKTKIADSDLTVILDKCNGTIKWLDAKQLARKEEYEHHQKLLESLYNPIISKLWQSAGRVPGGKRYAGGMPGALGAAGDGAPCGGAVIDRGPTIEEVN from the coding sequence ATGTCTGAAGCACCTGCTATTGGTATTGATTTGGGCACAACTCACTGCTGTGTGGGTGTGTTCCAGAATGGCAAGGTCGAGATCATTGCCAACGACCATGGTAATCGTACCACATCATCCTATGTTGCCTTCACGGACACGGAGCGCTTAATTGGTGATGCCGCCAAGAACCAGGTGGCGGTACACCCACACCACAGGATCTTCGATTCGAAGCGTCTGATTGGTCGCAAGTTTAAGGATTCTGCTGTGCAGTCTGACATGAAGCACTGGCCCTTCGATGTGGTCAGTGTAGACGGCAAGCCTAAGATTGAGGTTACGTACAAGGACGAGAAAAAGACCTTCTTCGCCGAGGAGATCTCTGCCATGGTGTTGACCAAAATGAAGGAGACCGCCGAGGAGTACCTGGGCAAGACGGTGACCAATGCTGTCATCTCTGTGCCAGCCCACTTCAACGACTCGCAGCGTCAGGCTACCAAGGATGCCGGTACCATCGCCGGTTTGAATGTGCTGCGTATCATCAACGAGCCCACGGCCGCTGCTATCGCCTATGGCCTGGACAAGAAGGCTGTTGGTAAGCGCAACGTGCTTATTTTCGATCTGGGTGGCGGTACCTTCGATGTGTCCATTCTTTCGATCAATGATGGCATCTTCAAGGTCAAATCTACGGCCGGTGATACCCATCTTGGTGGTGCGGATTTCGACAACCGTCTAGTGACCCACTTTGTGCAGGAGTTCAATCGCAATCACAAGAAGGACCTGACCAGCAACAAGCGTGCTCTGCGTCGTCTGCGCACCGCCTGCGAGCGCGCAAAGCGCACCCTCTCGTCGACCACTCTGGCCAGAATTGAGATTGACTCTCTGTTCGAGGGTACCGATTTCTACACCTCGATCACTCGTGCCCGTTTCGAGGAGCTGAACGCCGATCTGTTCCGCAGCACCATGGATCGCGTGGAGAAGGCTCTGCGTGACGCCAAGCTGGACAAGTCGGCCATCCACGACATTGTGCTGGTCGGTGGCTCCACCCGTATTCCCAAGGTGCAGCGCCTGCTCCAGGATCTATTCAACGGCAAGGAGCTGAACAAGTCGATCGATCCCGATGAGGCTGTTGCCTATGGTGCCGCCGTCCAGGCCGCCATCTTGCATGGCGATAAGTCGCAGGTGCTGCAGACGGTCCTGTTGGTCGATGTTATCCCTCTGTCTCTGGGTATCGAGACTTGCGGCGGTGTGATGAACGTGCTGATCGAGCGCAACACCAGCCTCCCTGCACAGACGGAGTTTTTCACCAGCTACTTGAACAACCCGGCTGGTATACCAATCCAAGTTTATGAGGTCGAGTGCGGCATGACCAAGCAGAACAATCTCCTTGGCAAGTTCCAGGTATTGGGCACCCCTCCAGCAAATCGGCGGGGACGCGGCATGCCCTCGATCGAGGTCACATTCAACATCGATCTCAACGGCATCCTGCACGTCACTGCCAACTGTACCATCAACATGGAGAAGGTGATCACCGTCACCAAAGAAAAGGGTCGTCTCTCCCAGGAGGATATCAAGCGCATGGTCAACGAGGCCGAGAAGTACCGCAGAGAGGACAAGAAGCAGAACGAGACTATCTCCGCCAAGTACGGCCTCGAGTCGTACTGCTTCAACATGAAGGCCACCCTCGACGAGTACAGTCTGAAGACCAAGATCGCCGATTCTGACCTCACAGTCATCCTGGACAAGTGCAACGGGACCATCAAGTGGCTGGATGCCAAACAGCTGGCCCGTAAGGAGGAATACGAGCACCACCAGAAATTGCTAGAGAGTCTCTACAACCCGATCATCTCCAAGCTGTGGCAGAGCGCTGGCCGTGTTCCTGGTGGCAAGCGGTATGCCGGAGGCATGCCTGGTGCTCTCGGTGCAGCTGGAGATGGTGCTCCCTGTGGCGGTGCCGTGATTGACCGTGGCCCCACCATCGAGGAGGTCAACTAA